From Acipenser ruthenus unplaced genomic scaffold, fAciRut3.2 maternal haplotype, whole genome shotgun sequence, one genomic window encodes:
- the naa40 gene encoding N-alpha-acetyltransferase 40 isoform X2, with protein sequence MGRKSNKAKGKKQKRLEERAAMDAVCARVESANKLDDPLAAFPVFKKYDRNGLNLAIECQRVSMLKPGTVDWAYELTRANMQTLYEQSEWGWKDREKRDEMTDERAWYLTVRDADSSPLAFSHFRFDVECGEEVLYCYEVQLESRVRRKGLGKFLIQILQLIANSTQMKKVMLTVFKHNHGAYQFFREALQFEIDEMSPSMSGCCGDDCSYEILSRKTKHGEAQHSHGGGHCGGCCH encoded by the exons ATGGGG AGGAAATCCAACAAAGCGAAAGGGAAGAAGCAGAAGAGGCTGGAGGAGCGAGCCGCCATGGACGCGGTGTGCGCCAGAGTGGAGTCGGCCAATAAG CTAGATGACCCTTTAGCTGCTTTTCCAGTTTTCAAGAAATACGACAGAAATGG gttgaATCTTGCTATCGAGTGCCAGCGTGTCTCCATGCTCAAGCCCGGCACAGTTGACTGGGCCTACGAGCTCACGAGAGCCAACATGCAGACCCT GTACGAGCAGAGCGAGTGGggctggaaggaccgggagaaacgTGACGAGATGACGGACGAGCGCGCGTGGTACCTGACCGTGCGCGACGCTGACTCCTCCCCCCTCGCCTTCTCTCACTTCCGATTTGACGTGGAGTGCGGGGAGGAGGTGCTGTACTG TTATGAGGTTCAGTTGGAGAGCAGGGTACGAAGGAAAGGACTGGGGAAGTTTTTAATACAGATTCTTCAACTCATAGCAAACAG CACACAGATGAAGAAAGTCATGCTAACGGTATTTAAACACAATCACGGAGCCTACCAGTTTTTCAGAGAAGCTTTACA GTTTGAGATTGACGAGATGTCACCCAGCATGTCTGGTTGCTGTGGAGACGATTGCTCTTACGAGATTCTGAGCCGGAAAACGAAACACGGAGAAGCGCAGCATTCCCATGGGGGGGGGCACTGCGGGGGCTGCTGCCattga
- the LOC117398611 gene encoding LOW QUALITY PROTEIN: REST corepressor 2 (The sequence of the model RefSeq protein was modified relative to this genomic sequence to represent the inferred CDS: deleted 2 bases in 1 codon), producing MPSVMERSGSGILSRSRGQKCGQRKQCPHSEESSDEENSNDSMMIRVGADYQAAIPECKADTETRSSEKESEAMLVWSPNQVVSDAKLDEYIVMAKEKHGYNMEQALGMLLWHKHDVEKSLADLANFTPFPEEWTLEDKVLFEQAYSFHGKSFHQIQQMLPEKVIPSLVKYYYSWKKTRTRTSVMDRQARRLLSRKEKDESNDEMEEGNGASDSDFHADTKRESISHRHSGGGSGAGSGRMGPMKKEQLSSQNRHHPLRARRRPPKGMYLSQEDIAAVSASTDTATLRQLDTQLVSLKRQVQNIKQMNSSLKQNLEKGIDQLRPLEGHPKLNSRWSTDEQLLAVQAIRKYGKDVSAIAEVIGNKTVPQVKSFFVSYQRRFNLEQVLREWQAEQEVQGHAGSAASLDGSKGSGAGSTASSDEEEEEQEEEEDEVQITGVSAPPQSAAAAPPALSQPPPLLRPPLPSAPPLHRQPPPLQQGRFLQARSSLNQPPPPLIRPAVAAGRQQGALRSSTGSSNGGASNQLPPSLVGLQVDPPTPCPLREGPGSH from the exons ATGCCGTCGGTAATGGAGCGGTCCGGTTCGGGTATCCTGTCACGGAGCCGGGGCCAAAAATGCGGGCAGCGGAAACAGTGT CCGCACTCCGAGGAGAGCAGCGACGAAGAGAACTCAAACG acagCATGATGATTCGAGTTGGTGCAGACTATCAAGCTGCTATCCCAGAGTGCAAAGCAG ACACAGAGACTCGCTCCAGCGAGAAGGAATCTGAAGCCATGCTGGTCTGGTCTCCCAATCAAGTCGTGTCGGACGCCAAAC tGGACGAGTACATCGTAATGGCGAAAGAGAAGCATGGATACAACATGGAGCAG GCTCTGGGGATGCTGCTCTGGCACAAGCACGACGTAGAGAAGTCTCTCGCTGACCTGGCTAACTTCACCCCGTTCCCCGAGGAGTGGACGCTGGAGGACAAGGTGCTGTTCGAGCAGGCCTACAGCTTCCATGGGAAGAGCTTCCATCAGATACAGCAGATG CTCCCAGAGAAGGTGATCCCGAGCCTGGTGAAGTATTACTACTCCTGGAAGAAAACCCGCACTCGGACCAGCGTGATGGACAGGCAGGCGCGCAGGCTGCTGAGCAGGAAAGAGAAGGATGAGAG CAATGACGAGATGGAGGAGGGGAACGGAGCCAGCGACAGTGACTTCCACGCTGATAccaagagagag TCCATCTCTCACAGGCATTCTGGCGGTGGTTCTGGTGCTGGTTCTGGTCGGATGGGTCCGATGAAGAAGGAGCAGCTGAGCTCCCAGAACCGACACCACCCCCTGCGAGCTCGCCGGCGCCCCCCCAAGGGCATGTACCTGAGCCAGGAGGACATCGCAGCCGTGTCAGCCAGTACGGACACCGCGACCCTGAGACAGCTGGACACACAGCTAGTGTCTCTGAAAAGACag gtcCAGAACATCAAACAGATGAACAGCAGCCTGAAACAGAACCTGGAGAAGGGAATCGACCAACTCCGCCCTCTGGAG GGGCACCCCAAGTTGAATTCCCGATGGTCGACGGATGAGCAGCTCCTTGCAGTGCAGG CGATCCGGAAGTACGGGAAGGACGTGTCTGCGATCGCGGAGGTCATCGGGAACAAAACCGTCCCGCAGGTTAAATCATTCTTCGTGAGCTACCAGCGGCGCTTCAATCTGGAGCAGGTGCTGCGGGAGTGGCAGGCCGAACAGGAAGTGCAGGGGCATGCTGGGAGCGCGGCCTCGCTCGACGGGAGCAAGGGCTCGGGGGCGGGGTCGACCGCCAGCAGcgacgaggaagaggaggagcaggaggaggaggaggatgag GTCCAGATAACGGGGGTCTCAGCTCCCCCCCAGAGCGCCGCTGCCGCCCCCCCTGCCCTGTCCCAGCCCCCCCCTCTCCTccgaccccccctcccctctgcccCCCCCCTGCACCGCCAGCCGCCCCCCCTCCAGCAGGGCCGCTTCCTCCAGGCGCGGAGCTCTCTGAACCAGCCCCCTCCCCCACTCATCAGACCTGCAGTGGCAGCGGGTCGCCAGCAGGGGGCACTCCGCTCCTCGACGGGATCTTCAAACGGAGGAGCCTCCAACCAGCTCCCCCCGTCACTGGTGGGGCTGCAAgtagacccccccaccccctgcccACTGAGAGAGGGTCCCGGGTCCCACTAA
- the naa40 gene encoding N-alpha-acetyltransferase 40 isoform X1 → MVSMVIFLVFCFRVCVSGGSTRKSNKAKGKKQKRLEERAAMDAVCARVESANKLDDPLAAFPVFKKYDRNGLNLAIECQRVSMLKPGTVDWAYELTRANMQTLYEQSEWGWKDREKRDEMTDERAWYLTVRDADSSPLAFSHFRFDVECGEEVLYCYEVQLESRVRRKGLGKFLIQILQLIANSTQMKKVMLTVFKHNHGAYQFFREALQFEIDEMSPSMSGCCGDDCSYEILSRKTKHGEAQHSHGGGHCGGCCH, encoded by the exons ATGGTTTCTATGGTtatatttttggtgttttgttttcgtgtgtgtgtgtccgggGGCAGCACG AGGAAATCCAACAAAGCGAAAGGGAAGAAGCAGAAGAGGCTGGAGGAGCGAGCCGCCATGGACGCGGTGTGCGCCAGAGTGGAGTCGGCCAATAAG CTAGATGACCCTTTAGCTGCTTTTCCAGTTTTCAAGAAATACGACAGAAATGG gttgaATCTTGCTATCGAGTGCCAGCGTGTCTCCATGCTCAAGCCCGGCACAGTTGACTGGGCCTACGAGCTCACGAGAGCCAACATGCAGACCCT GTACGAGCAGAGCGAGTGGggctggaaggaccgggagaaacgTGACGAGATGACGGACGAGCGCGCGTGGTACCTGACCGTGCGCGACGCTGACTCCTCCCCCCTCGCCTTCTCTCACTTCCGATTTGACGTGGAGTGCGGGGAGGAGGTGCTGTACTG TTATGAGGTTCAGTTGGAGAGCAGGGTACGAAGGAAAGGACTGGGGAAGTTTTTAATACAGATTCTTCAACTCATAGCAAACAG CACACAGATGAAGAAAGTCATGCTAACGGTATTTAAACACAATCACGGAGCCTACCAGTTTTTCAGAGAAGCTTTACA GTTTGAGATTGACGAGATGTCACCCAGCATGTCTGGTTGCTGTGGAGACGATTGCTCTTACGAGATTCTGAGCCGGAAAACGAAACACGGAGAAGCGCAGCATTCCCATGGGGGGGGGCACTGCGGGGGCTGCTGCCattga